AACAGGGAAATTTCCCTGTATCTGGCAGCTCTGCAGGTCAGTTGTCTGTAGTGGCTGCTTCCGCcagggtgtgtggtgtggcggcCGTGTGACATGGCCCATGCTGGTTCCCTGCTGTTCCTTGGTATGTCATGTAAAGTGGAGCTTTGTGTACAGGTGCAATACAGACACGTGATTTGTAGGTTGTATTGTTTTGTTCCATACGGCAGATGCGGATACGTGTTTGGTATTGCTCCAGCCGTTCCGTGAAAATTTGTTTGATTGTTGTTCGTAGCTGTGGGTGGtctgctgcgtgtgtgtgtgtgtgtgtgtgtgtgttaacacgTTGTGCCAGGCGCTGAGCTTGCGGGGAAGCTGTGTACCATGCCTGTGTGATGTGCCCAGGACTGTGGGCTATTTACCGCTGCTTGGTCAATATTGTAAGTGAATATTTGTTTAGGTTAGATAATTTTTGTGAACTTTCTAGTTTGATGGCTGAACATTTAGCATTGTATGAGTTTGGATACTTTGAATTTGTGGTGTTATGCTCTGTGATGTTGTGGTAGTTAGTTAATTGTTCTCAGGTTGGATCGACTTAGTAAAATAAGTTGAATGCAACGTTCGACCTTCTCTACCCAGTGGTTTTGACGAAACAATCATGTACGCATTGAGTCTGTGCACGTGTCCAGACGCGGCAGCACAATTGGTCCGTGTACGTAAACCCTGTAGGTGTGGACGCAGATGTGAAATTCTTCCAGTCCAGGTGTGTACGGCGGGTTACACGTGGAATCCATACTtcatagagagaaggaaggaaatgaggaaaagagtgaaaggaaaagagacaaagaaggattaaagagagagagagagagagagagagagagagagagagttacagcaATACTGATGTTAGCTAGGTAAGgtggtagacagatagatagatagatagatgtatagatagataagctAGATAAGGTGggagacacagatagatagatagatgtatagataaatagatggatagatagataaaaaatgtcaccttttctcatctcccatatttttctccctcctttcttcaccttcttcctcttccaccttattccctttcatttaccttttcctcctcctcctcctccaggcctaCCTTCATGATGGACATGCGCGAGGTGTTAGGGGCGTCCAAGTGGTTCCTAGCAGCTGATCTCCAGACGGTGACCTTGTCCAGTGACCAGCAGTGCGTGACCTTCGTGGTGCACTtcatgggtgagtgagtgggtggggtagtggagggagggaataagagatttttgttttctttagtcagTCCTTCAGTTCGTTTATTGGTCAGTTTTCTTTGATTATCTTCtttcaatattcctttttttatatattccgataattcattcttttatattttacttttccctcgttcatttgtttctcatttCAGCCTTTtagcctatttttttcttttcctttttcatgtttctcatttctatctcccttcgtctatcgtttcctttctctcatttctcatccAATCACCTcctttcgtctattttttttctctctttcatacctCTCCTTATCAGTCATATTtaagtctttcttcctcttttgtcccTCTCCTTGTTTCATCTCATCGGTCACGCTGAGTCCTCATTTGTGTCGCTATTCTCAGTCTCCCCtcattccatctcttcctctcatcatcatctcatcaacttctctcctccttttacttcatAATTGCATCACATTAATAAAGTTTCCTTTCATTTAGtttactcattttccttcctcccataccccctcacacacaccttcctttcccatacaccctcacacacgccttcccctcacccttctcctctcctgacGCAGGCCCCAGCGCAGGTCGTCTTGAGCTGGACTTATCCCGCGTGCTGGCTGGCCGCAATCTGGACcccccaccatcatcatcaggggCGTGTCCTGACCCGGACCGCCCCAAGAAGCTGCCCTACAGGACCTGCGggagcctggaggaggagacactGCTGGAGGAGTATAAGAGCGGGTCttggggatgggaagggagaggagagtacaAGGTGTAAGGGTAGATGGGAGCactggaaaggggaggggaggggaggtgagtatGGCagttggggggaggaagggcaagaaaatggaagggaaggagaaaaaggaaaaaggaaatgaaagggagggaaagtaggagggtgGTGGCAGGGGATATGGGTGGTGTTTGGGTATTTAGTTCAGAGGTTTAGGCTGTTTGCTCAGCGTTTGTTTCCTTTAGGCATCTCAAATATTCCTTTGCAGAGCACATCCCCAATCCCTTTGCAGAGGTTTCCTTTTGGTATCTCAAATGTTCTTTTGCAGAACATATCCCCAATCCCTTTGCAGAGGTTTCCTTTAGGCATCTCAAATGTTCCTTTGCAGAACATATCCCCAATCCCTTTGCATCCCCAATCCCTTTGCAGAGGTTTCTTATCAGGTTTTTTCTTTTGCAGCCAACACCCCGTGGGATCTCAAGGGCGGTGTTGCCGGAGCTGGCCTCGCCTCCgccctgctgctgcctctgcttCACCTCATCGCCTGCGATAAACCCATCAACATCAAGGCATCTTGGTTTTCGCGTCCATCCCCGCCCCCCTTAGTTCCTCTCACCCTGCATAGGGGGCCTGTACATTATGTAGATAGGAGGCTATAATTGTTTTAAATTATAGATATATTATGCAATAATTATctttatgcatatatatataaaatgcaatAATGTTCGTTATgcatatatacaaaatacaataatagtGTTCGTTTCCCTTTCCTGGATGTGAATACGATGCCAGCTGTGGGGAGTGGATAGAGAGGTTGGCGAGTGCCAGAGTGTGGAAGCTTAAACTTTTCAACAAAACCATTTTTACTCAAAACGTGCAGTTACTCGTTTCGCTTACAAAATACCTCGAAGACTCTCCGGAGAaacaccacgaccattttcagaTATGAGCAAACTTAGTTTTTATTAAATAAAaactatacatatatttttttatattaaaaactatttttttttatttaaaaaaaaaattaactaaaaataatatatatttggGAGCCTCTCGTACATCATTAACCGGCGGCGCGCCAGCCCACGAGTCGCTCACACGGCTGCTTTGTTACAGCAATGCAGGGGACGTATTGCAGGGGAGTGCCGCCGCCAGTCTGCGAGGTCACTGCAGCGTCACCACTCATCTGTGCAGGACAGACGAGGTGGATTTGAACTGGAAACAAACGAATTTAAAAAGACGGATTTTTACTATTTGATAACCAAACATCAGAATTAAACGATTTAAAAAGTTCTTAACCGAGAACAACGTTCAATTGAAACAATATTTGAATTGAGCCACTCACCCAGCCAGACACCCCCGGCGCGTCACAGGCAGAGAGGAGGGCGCTCAGGGCAGGCTAGCACCTATGATGGCAAGCTGGAGCGACCTGCCAGAGCACAGCCTTCACCTTGTTGCTGGGGTGCGTGGGTCTTCAGGCCGCCAATAGGGAGCGCCGGCTGGCTGTGGCACGCGTGGAGCGCCTTGTGAAGCAGCGGAGCGAGGCGGCGGCACGTGGCTGGGATGACCTAACAGTAAATACTCTTAGCACAATCaattagtaaataaatcaatgagtACAGACAGTAGAGACTTCAATTAAGCGACGCAAACAAACTAGGTCGTCACTCGACACATTTGTACAAAAATATTTACGCTAACCTAAATCCAAAATGACGAAAATGCAAGACGCCTGAATACCAATCAGTTACACAAGGACCAATACAATCACCTCAATATTGAGCTTTCTATAACTCCAAATGCTCATTACAATAAACGAGCCGTTACAAGTTAAAAGATAACACCATTAAAATATTACACCTCGTTAAAAGATTACAGGTCACCTGGTAGTGGCTCCGTGTGTCGTGGGAGTGTCATGTCACTGAAGAGCAGGGCAAGGAGGGCGAGGGAAAGTGAATGATCTGAAGGTAATTACACTGAACACAGGATAACTTTGTACTCAGTGTTGGGTGTtcatgttcctgctgctgccactTCAACCCCGGAGAGACCTGACATGTCCTGAATCAGCAGAGCGTTACAGTATGACGCTAGGAGATTGTCACGCACCTGTCGACTGTCAACGCGACAAATGAGGGACAGGAACATCAAACACGGAGCACCAATAAAGCTGGATTCATTATACTttcattttcacctttcctcGCCCTCACCCAGCTTTTGCAGATACATCAagcccaccacaacacaacacaaccaccgTCACCAAGAACACACCATTATCCACTAGCaaacagaataatcacaaaACAACACTGACCTTACCTGGGCGGCGGACGGAGGTAGAGAGAGCGACGCGGCTAGAGTCAGGCGTTAGTTCACGTCTGCTGAAGCTTCGTAACTTTTTCGCTATCTCGAACGCTTcaatgtcttgtttttttttttttcatatcagagGGACACCGGGCTGAGgcaacaaaagggaagaaaagaaaatacctccactacttttaacaaACCCGAGCTAAAGTTATTTGGttttccaaggatgttttcgtgacTTTAGTGATTGAAATTATGATTATTGAGGTGACGAGTTTtgcaagggtattttcatggtttAGTGGCAATTTCCTTTGATTTACTGGAAGTTATCGTGGTTTTACGAATGTTTTAGCAGGGTATAGTACAAACTGTTAGGGATTTACAAGTGTGTTTCCTTGGGTGATAGTTTTACAGCCTGTAGTGAAAGTCAACGAAGTGATAATGGCACTATCATGACTCAGTGATGGTTTGGTGAGGATCCTGCGTCATTAATgagaacacccatgagaacctgaccaATCACCTGTGGCATTTGTTAACAGTCCtggtgaaagaacaaagagcTTAACAATACGAACAAGATACAAATGGAGAACACAAACCAGAATACATCAACAATTACAAGCAGATTAATTTAACGAGGTAGTTTGAGGAAATATTTTATCCGCATGGCAAAGACTAACTATCTTTGCCATTATTTTGAGATGAAGTGcttaagaatacaagaatacaaacaagataCAAATGAAGGATGCAGACCAGAATACGTCAACCATTACAAGCAGTTTAATACAACGAGATAGTTAAGGAATATATTAATCCACACGGTGGAGACAAACGAACCAGGTTGTTAGCGCTGAGTCATTAGGTAGTTTTAAGAGATTATACGAATTTATGgacagggatgataggtggaaatacgcaGGCATGTTTGAAATATGGACCACCGCACATAGGCCTATTAGTTTCTTGCACTAgcccttatttttcttacattcttacttTAGCTCTTAATATTAAATCAATTATTTTTCCACTTCCCTACTCCACAATTAAAAATACGCAGGACAAACAGTATAATTAGCATATTTAGGTCCtaaatattggtggtggtggtgatggtggtggtgacgaaaaACAGAATGGAGGATAGAATTAGagctcacctgtcacctgggGGCACTGATGTGATTCCAGGGATGCTGCAGGTGTGAGATGTAGATGTAGGTGTGGATGTGTAAGGCTTGGATGGTGTTAGAGATgagggatgctgtgtggaggagtgaaggatgagggggcaggctgtgtgcagtgagagatgaggagggaagctgagtgaaagatgagggaagaggctgACTGAGGGATAAGGAGGCAGgctgtgtggagtgaaggatgagggggcaggctgtgtggactgagagatgaggagggaagctgagtgaaagatgagggaagaggctgACTGAAGGATGAGGGGGCAGGCTGTGTGGAGTAAAGGATACTGTGTGGAGTGAAAGATGAGGGGGAATGCTGAGTGTGAAGACCTGGAGATGCTGTGAGTaggtgaaggaaggcaagataTCTGAGATATCTGAATATCTGAGAAtacctgaagtgtgtgtgtgtgagtttgagtgttatttataagtggaggaagacacaaaaaaagaaaaacagtcaaCACATGGAGAAACTGAGTGTGGAGTAACataaggatgtacaaaagggaagctgcaaggagccatcaggcctacacatggtagTCACTGGGAAGGAAGGCATGGCAAGGACAAGCATCACAGAAAGAAACCACATCCACCGTCACAAAAACTGGAACTGACTCGTAAACTGtccaacacaaagaaaaaaaaaagacaaacaaaataacaataaaaaataaataaataaataaagtgacatATTGACCCCAAAAGCTGATAAATACactagaaggagagagagtttacagtcagtttgcatacatttattAAGACAACACAAGGAATGATGGTCCAGCTTCATCAAACCTTCCTGCTGTGTTAACACCAATCTCTACACATACTTGTGGTGAAAATACACATCCTTATCTCCTGTAACATACATATCATTCTTAACACATTGTACCCACTACTACACATCCTACCTAATGCATCCTTCACACACTAGCTTCCTTCCAAATCACCCTTAACCATCCTGACACAGTGTACAGGATATCCTCAGCCTCTCCTACACATCCTTCACACACTAATCTGCCGTCCTACATATCCTTtgcctctcccacacactcctgtatttcaaatttcctttcttgcaAAATCTACTGACAAAACTAACATATTTATACTTTTTGGAATggttgtgagttttttttatcattagtttGTGCAATGGggcctgttctctctctctctctctctcaagtacaacaggaatgagatgcaatcataca
This is a stretch of genomic DNA from Scylla paramamosain isolate STU-SP2022 unplaced genomic scaffold, ASM3559412v1 Contig69, whole genome shotgun sequence. It encodes these proteins:
- the LOC135098592 gene encoding uncharacterized protein LOC135098592, which gives rise to MMDMREVLGASKWFLAADLQTVTLSSDQQCVTFVVHFMGPSAGRLELDLSRVLAGRNLDPPPSSSGACPDPDRPKKLPYRTCGSLEEETLLEDQHPVGSQGRCCRSWPRLRPAAASASPHRLR